AGGTCACGCATAGTACCACTTGGCGCTTCTGGCGGTGCTGACGGTCCTGAGACATCATGGGATGCCATATGGGATGCGATGACACTTTATGACTGGCGAGTGGACGCATTAAAAGTTATAATAATGCTTACTGATGCGCCATCGTGCACTATTGATAGGCCAGTAGGTGGCTGCTGTTGTGACGCTAATACAGATGTTTATCTTGATACTTTAGCTCATCCGTATCCACCTGACCCTAATACATACATGAGAGCTGTTTCCGAAGGATTCATAGTTTATACCGTTTACAATCCTGGTTACTGCCCAGCACCGTGGAACACAATGTATCAGCGTATAGCGACTAATACAGGTGGTTCGTGGTTTAACCTTAACACGGTGTCTTGGCCAACGCTTTTCAGTAGCATAATACCAGCTATAGATACATGTAATGCGATAAACCTTTGCGTTAAGAACACATCAGGAACACGATATGATAGTTCTTGGGCAACGATTGAACTTGGCGATTCGATGACTCTTATTTCTGGAGATTCTATTCAGGAGTTCTTTCCATGGCCTGATGATTCGGTTCACTGCTTTGGATGGCGAGTTTACACAGCGAGAGGTTACGAGGGCAGAGAAAATTGCTTTAATATTTATCTTCGTGCAGTTAGCAGCACTGGTGTTGTTCATA
The bacterium DNA segment above includes these coding regions:
- a CDS encoding VWA domain-containing protein; translated protein: MKKVSVLFLAFFVSVAMFTPLGSTQSINRPHSNSGFTISNFSINYRGNVYKFVISPLDSMEFIVELGCRLDTGKVDIVFCIDTTGSMYDDIARVRAALDGFAARLHTLNYQYRFGAVTFGDGTNIWDFDPITPGYQMTGSYPTFRSRIVPLGASGGADGPETSWDAIWDAMTLYDWRVDALKVIIMLTDAPSCTIDRPVGGCCCDANTDVYLDTLAHPYPPDPNTYMRAVSEGFIVYTVYNPGYCPAPWNTMYQRIATNTGGSWFNLNTVSWPTLFSSIIPAIDTCNAINLCVKNTSGTRYDSSWATIELGDSMTLISGDSIQEFFPWPDDSVHCFGWRVYTARGYEGRENCFNIYLRAVSSTGVVHTDTVRGCIFMPDCSCPGPEASIVCPPETAGYAMRYS